The following are from one region of the Colius striatus isolate bColStr4 chromosome Z, bColStr4.1.hap1, whole genome shotgun sequence genome:
- the ARRDC3 gene encoding arrestin domain-containing protein 3, giving the protein MVLGKVKSLTISFDCLNDSNVPVYSSGDTVSGRVNLEVTGEIRVKSLKIHARGHAKVRWTESRNAGSNTAYTQNYTEEVEYFNHKDVLVGHERDDDNSEESLHTIHSGRHEYAFSFELPQTPLATSFEGRHGSVRYWVKAELHRPWFLPVKLKKEFTVFEHIDINTPSLLSPQAGTKEKTLCCWFCTSGPISLSAKIERKGYTPGESIQIFAEIENCSSRVVVPKAAIYQTQAFYAKGKMKEVKQLIANLRGESLSSGKTETWNGKQLKIPPVSPSILDCSIIRVEYSLMVYVDIPGAMDLFLNLPLVIGTIPLHPFGSRTSSVSSQCSMNMNWLGLTLPERPEAPPSYAEVVTEEQRQSSLAPIGACDDFERALPGPLFAYIQEFRFLPPPLYSEIDPNPDQPTDDRPSCPSR; this is encoded by the exons atggtgctggggaaggtgaaGAGTTTGACAATAAGCTTTGactgtctgaatgacagcaATGTCCCTGTCTACTCCAGCGGGGACACGGTCTCAGGAAGGGTCAATTTAGAAGTAACCGGGGAAATCAGAGTGAAATCTCTTAAAATTCACGCGAGGGGACACGCGAAAGTGCGTTGGACTGAATCGAGAAATGCTGGATCCAACACTGCCTACACACAGAACTACACTGAAGAAGTGGAGTATTTCAATCATAAGGACGTCCTGGTCGGCCACGAGAGAG ATGATGACAATTCAGAAGAAAGTCTTCACACCATCCATTCGGGAAGGCATGAATATGCGTTCAGCTTCGAGCTTCCACAGAC ACCACTTGCTACCTCATTCGAAGGCAGACATGGCAGTGTGCGCTATTGGGTGAAAGCCGAATTGCATAGGCCTTGGTTTCTACCAGTAAAATTAAAGAAGGAATTTACAGTCTTTGAACATATAGATATCAACACTCCTTCATTACTG TCACCCCAAGCAGGCACAAAAGAAAAGACTCTCTGTTGTTGGTTTTGTACCTCAGGCCCAATATCCTTAAGTGCCAAAATTGAAAGGAAGGGCTACACCCCAG GTGAATCAATTCAGATCTTTGCTGAGATTGAGAACTGCTCTTCCCGTGTGGTGGTGCCAAAGGCAGCCATTTACCAAACGCAGGCATTTTATGCCAAAGGGAAAATGAAGGAAGTCAAGCAGCTTATTGCCAACCTGCGTGGGGAATCCTTGTCATCTGGCAAAACAGAAACCTGGAATGGCAAACAGTTGAAAATCCCACCTGTTTCCCCATCAATCCTTGACTGTAGTATAATCCGTGTGGAGTATTCACTGATG GTATATGTTGATATTCCAGGTGCCATGGATTTATTCCTTAATTTACCATTGGTCATTGGTACCATTCCTCTACACCCATTTGGTAGCAGAACATCAAGTGTCAGCAGCCAGTGTAGCATGAACATGAATTGGCTTGGCCTGACACTGCCTGAAAGACCAGAAG cacctcctAGCTATGCAGAAGTGGTCACAGAGGAGCAAAGACAGTCCAGCCTTGCACCCATTGGTGCTTGTGATGACTTTGAGAGAGCGCTTCCAGGACCATTGTTTGCATACATCCAGGAGTTCCGTTTTCTGCCTCCACCCCTCTACTCAGAA ATTGATCCAAACCCAGATCAGCCCACAGATGACAGACCATCTTGCCCCTCTCGCTGA